GGTAGTGGTTTTTCCTGCACCATTTGTGCCAAGTAAACCAAATACACCTGGATTTTGAATTTTAAAAGAAATATGGTCTACTGCAGTCTTTTCACCAAAAGTTTTAACTAAGGATGATACATCTAATGACATTTTATAATCCCCCTCTGTATAGCTTATAGGGGGATTATATCATTATTTACAATAGTTTACTAATAATTAAGATTGATGGGACATTGATTTCACAAAAAATAAATGTGCAGAAGTTATTTATTTCGCAAGAAAATTCATAAACGTTGTAATGACACCCGCGTTACAAAAATCTATAAATAAACTGCCAACGAGTGGTACAATAAAAAATGCTTTTGAAGAAGTCCCATATTTTGTTGTCATAGCTCCCATGTTAGCCATTGCATTTGGGGTGGCACCCATACCAAATCCACAGTTACCAGAAACAATTACTGCTGCATCATAATCTCTTCCCATAACATTGAAGGTTACAAAATAGCAAAACAATCCTGTAAGAATTGTCTGAGCGATTAACATTACTATTAGAGGTAACGCTAAAGCTGATAATTGCCATAACTTTAAACCCATTAATGCCATAGTTAAGAATAAAGATAATGAAACTTCTCCTATTATATCAACTTCTTCTGAGTGAACTTTATATGCATTTGTACAATCAGATATATTTCTTAGAATTGCAGCTGCAAACATAGCTCCAATATATGATGGGAAAGTCATACCTGTTTCTTCTAAAACAATTGATATAATTGTACCTAGTCCCATAGCTAACAAAATCTGAGTTGCTGCGCCCATAAAATTATCATGACGGAGTGGTTTTTCGTTGCTTTCTTTTGTTTCAACAAATTGATTATGTGCATTTGAATTAATTTTCATAGGGTACGAAAGATTATTTTTTTCTATTAATCTTTTTCCTATGGGTCCACCAATGATGCTTCCCATAACTAAACCAAATGTTGCTGATGCAAGTGCCACAGTGGTTGCACCTATGGCACCCGCTTTTTCAAATATTGGACCAAAGGCACCTGCAGTTCCATGACCACCTACCATAGGAACAGACGCGGTAGAAAGACCGATAAGCGGATTTAAACCAAACATTTTAGCAAGTGTGACACCTGTAATATCTTGAAGAACACACAATATTACGGATATACCTAAAAATATTAAAACCCCTTTTCCGCCTTTTTTTAGTAATTTAAGGCTTGCGGTAAGTCCGATAGTTGTAAAGAATACTGTCATAAATAATTTTTGAAGTGTTATATCCATATCAAAAATTAATAGGTTACTCATTTTTAATATTAAAGTTATTATTGCAAAGATTAATCCCCCAATCACCGGTGCGGGGATACAGTATTTATCTAAGAAAGCAAGTTTGTTTTTAATCCTTTGTCCTATAAATAGGACAACAACAGCAAGGGATGCTGCTTGAACCATGTCTAATTTTAAAGCCATTTTATTACCTCCTAGTATAATGTGTTTGTAAGTATTGGTAATAAACAAGCCATAATAACTACTAATGTCATCACTAAAATCTTATTTAATGTTTTAAACTCACAAATTAATTTTAATCTTATCTTAATCCAACAAATAAAAAAGCGGAGAAGGGTTTTCTACAAAGACTGTGTTAAATGGAGTTAACAGTCATGTATTTTCTAACTCTTTTCCGTTTGATTTAGGATAAGAAGTATGTGATCTTAATTATAAAGACTCACATTGTTAATTGTAACAAACATAACGAGATTATGAAAGTGAAAAATCATAGGAAATAAAAAAGTCATAATCATACTGTTAAAATGTATATATGTACGGTATACTTATTAAAAAATAAGATGATTTAATTGTAATCAGCATTATAGTTGGGAATTTTTAGCTATTTACAGTTTCTATGTTATAAGGAAACTACACAAAGGAGAATAAACAATATGAGTAAAATAATTGATTTAAATAGTGATGTAGGAGAAAGTTTTGGAGCTTACAAAATTGGACTTGATAAAGAGGTGCTTAAATATGTATCATCAGCTAATATTGCTTGTGGATGGCATGCAGGTGACCCTATTGTTATGAGGGATACTGTTGGGGCAGCTTTTAAAAATAGTGTAGGTATTGGCGCACATCCTGGATTTTTTGATGTTATGGGTTTTGGGAGAAGGAATATGACAGTATCTCCGGACGAGATAAAGCAGTACACAATATATCAGCTTGGAGCTTTATATGGTTTCGTAAAATCAGCAGGTGCGAAAATGCAGCATGTAAAACCTCATGGAGCAATGTACAATATGGCAGCTAAGGATAGTAAATTAGCTCAGGCTATTATAGAAGGTATATGGGAAGTGGATAGAGATTTGATAGTTCTTGGGTCTTCCGGAAGCGAAATGATAAAGGCAGCAAAAGAAAAAGGGTTAAAGGCTGCAAACGAAATTTTTGCAGACCGGGCATATAATTCTGATGGAACCCTTGTTGCAAGAAGCCTTCCCGGTGCAATGATTCTAGACACGAATATAGCTATTTCGAGGGTGATTAGAATGGTAACAGAGGGAAAAGTGACAGCAATAAGTGGTGAAGATGTGGACATAAAGGCAGATTCCATATGCGTTCATGGAGATAATCCAGAGGCAACACAGTTTGTGAAGCTTATAAGGGAAGAACTATTCAAAGCTAAAGTTGAGATAAAACCACTTAGTCAATTTATTACATAGGAGGAAAATTTATTTATGAGTAATAATTTAAACACAAAAGATAAAAAGAAAAGTAATGTTGGGGTACTGATTGGAGCAGCATTCATTATGGCTACATCCGCTATAGGGCCAGGATTTCTGACTCAAACTGCGGTATTTACAGAATCGCTTAAAGCTAACCTGGGGTTTGTCATACTTCTTGTTATTATTATAGATCTTATAGCACAGCTAAATATATGGCAGATTATTGGTGTATCAGGACTTAGGGCTCAGGACATTGCAAACAAGATGGTACCCGGTCTTGGTATTTTTCTAGCAGTGCTTATAACTATTGGGGGATTTGCATTTTGTATAGGAAATATTTCAGGTGCGGCTCTTGGTCTTAATGTATTATTCGGGCTGAACACTAAAATAGGTGCTATTATTAGCTGTGGTATAGGTATTATACTGTTTAGTTCTAAAGAAGCTGGAAAAGCAATGGACATTTTTGCAAAGGTACTCGGTGTTGGTACATTGTTACTTGTAGCATATGTGGCATTTAGAACTCATCCTCCAGTTGGAGAGATGATTTTACGGACATTTGTACCAACCAAGGTTACATTCTTGCCATTGCTAACTCTTGTCGGTGGAACAGTAGGTGGATATATATGTTTTTCAGGAGGGCACAGACTAATAGACGCTGGCATTACAGGAGAGGAACATGTGAAAGAAATAACCAAAAGTTCAGTACTTGCTATATCGTTAGCATCACTTATGAGGATACTTCTTTTCGCTGCGATTCTTGGGGTTGTTGTAAACATTGGTAAGCCACTTGGTACTGTAAATCCAGCAGCTGAAGCATTTAGACTTGGAGCGGGTAATCTGGGTTATAAGTTGTTTGGAGTTATACTCTTTTCAGCTGGTTTAACTGCAATGGTTGGGTCATCTTATACAACTTTATCATTTTTAAAAACACTCGCACCGGTTTTTGAAAAACATACGTCAAAATGTATAATAGGCTTTATTACTATATGTACATTGGTGTTCCTAATGATAGGTAAGCCTGTAAAGTTACTTGTGCTAGCAGGTTCATTAAATGGTTTGATTCTTCCAATTTCCCTTGGAATAATACTTATCGCATCAACTAGAAAAAATATTGTAGGAGATCATTATAAGCATTCAAAGTTGCTCATGTATTTGGGTTATATTGTTGTAATATTAGCAGTTGTTGCGGGTTATATGTCATTGGGTGGAATAGCTGAATTATTTAAATAAGGGGTGAAAATACAATATGTATGAAGAGGTTAAGTATTTAATCGCCGGAGATAGGGCTTTAGTTGTGGAATTTGGAGATAAAATTGAAGAACAGGTAAACTCAAAAATAAGAAGCCTTACAATAGCAATGGAGAGGGCAGGCATTGTAGGAATAAACGAGATTATTCCTACATACAGGTCACTTATGGTGATTTATGACCCTATGATAATGGAATTAGATAATCTTATAGGTATGATAAAATCAATTATATCAAAGATGCACGAATTGAAACTTCCAGATGCTAAAGTTATAGAAGTGCCAACACTTTATGGTGGAGAGTATGGTCCCGATATTGACTTTGTGGCAAAGCACAATAAAATATCAGTAGATGAAGTGATAAAAATTCACACAAGTGTGGAGTATTTAATTTATATGATTGGGTTTACACCTGGATTTCCATACCTTGGAGGAATGAGTGATAAAATAGAGGCCCCTAGGCTTCAAAATCCAAGAACTAAAATACCTGCCCAAAGTGTAGGAATTGCAGGTAAACAGACGGGTATATATCCTATAGAAAGCCCTGGAGGGTGGCAATTAATTGGCAGAACTCCTGTTAAATTGTATGATCCCTTTCGAGAGGACCCTGTATTATTAAATGCGGGCGATTATATAAAATTTGTACAGATAGATGAAAATGAATACAAAAATATTGAAGCTTTAGAGAGAGACGGAAAATATAAAGTAATTATAAGAGAGAAGTTAAGAAGGTGAGTATATGACAATAATGAAAATATTAAAGCCAGGTATGTATACTACAATTCAGGATATTGGTAGGTATAATTATCAAAAATCCGGTATGTCGGTTTCCGGTGCTATGGATCAATTCTCACTAAGAGTGGCTAATATTCTTGTTGGGAATAAGGATAGCGAGGCATGTTTAGAAGCTACTCTTTTCGGCCTTAAAATAAAATTTAAGGGTGATGCCTTGATTGCAGTTACAGGTGCCAATCTTATGCCAAGGATAAATAACAAGGCTATAGATATGTGGTCTGGAATTAAGGTGTTAGATGGTGATGAACTTTCTTTTGAAACCGCTCAAAGTGGGTGCAGGAGTTATATAGCAATCGAGCATGGCATTGACGTGCCAGAGGTTATGGGTAGCAAGGCTACGTATGTGAAGGGCAAAGTAGGAGGATTTCAGGGAAGAATGCTGAAGGCTGGCGACGAGATTAAGATTGGAGCTTCAGCAGAAAATGAGTTTACTAGTATCAAAAAGCTTCCAATTGAGTTAATACCATTGTACTACAAGGATAATACTGTAAGAGTGGTACTTGGTCCTCAGGATGATTATTTTACGGTAGATGGTATAAATACATTTTTTGATTGTGAGTATAAAGTAACAAGTGAAGCTGATAGAATGGGATACCGATTATCTGGTCCTAAAGTTTCACATATTACTTCGGCAGATATTATATCTGATGGAATAACCATGGGGTCTGTGCAGATTCCAGGAGATGGGGCTCCAATAATTATGATGGCTGATAGGCAAACTACTGGTGGATATACGAAAATTGCCACAATAATAACTCCTGATATAAACATAGTTGGACAGTTAAAACCTGGTGACAGTATCAGGTTTAAATTAATAAGTATTGAGGAAGCTCATATAATATATAGAAAATATATGAAAGACTTTGATTTCATAAGAGAAAGTATGACAAAAGTGGGATGCGACGCAATAACTAGTGAAAAGTTTAAAGTAAGGGTAAATAATAAAGAGTATGAAGTAATCGTACAGGAAATTAAGTAATTAAGAAAAACGAACTCTTAGGAGGGATAAAATAGTGAATCCAATTAGAATAACTGAGACAGTAATTAGAGATGGCCAGCAATCCTTAATTGCTACGAGATTAAAAACAGAAGAGATATTACCAATTCTAGAAAAAATGGATAAGGTCGGGTATTATTCAATGGAGGTATGGGGAGGAGCAACTTTCGATTCATGTCTCCGTTTTCTTAATGAAGACCCTTGGGAAAGACTAAGAGAAATCCGTAAGATAGTTAAAAATACTAAGCTCCAAATGATCCTTCGGGGTCAAAATCTTCTAGGGTATAAACATTATGCAGATGATGTAGTTGAGGCATTTATTAAGAAGTCTATAGAAAATGGTATAGATATAATAAGAGTATTTGATGCATTAAATGATACAAGAAATATGGAAACTTCAATTAGAGTTATTAAAGAAGGCGGAGCACACTGTCAATGTGCTATATGTTATACAACTAGCCCAGTACATACTTTAGATTATTATGTTGAATTATCAATAAAACTTGAGAAATTAGGGGCACATTCAATTTGTATTAATGATATGGCTGGTATACTA
This window of the Clostridium estertheticum genome carries:
- the gltS gene encoding sodium/glutamate symporter, whose amino-acid sequence is MALKLDMVQAASLAVVVLFIGQRIKNKLAFLDKYCIPAPVIGGLIFAIITLILKMSNLLIFDMDITLQKLFMTVFFTTIGLTASLKLLKKGGKGVLIFLGISVILCVLQDITGVTLAKMFGLNPLIGLSTASVPMVGGHGTAGAFGPIFEKAGAIGATTVALASATFGLVMGSIIGGPIGKRLIEKNNLSYPMKINSNAHNQFVETKESNEKPLRHDNFMGAATQILLAMGLGTIISIVLEETGMTFPSYIGAMFAAAILRNISDCTNAYKVHSEEVDIIGEVSLSLFLTMALMGLKLWQLSALALPLIVMLIAQTILTGLFCYFVTFNVMGRDYDAAVIVSGNCGFGMGATPNAMANMGAMTTKYGTSSKAFFIVPLVGSLFIDFCNAGVITTFMNFLAK
- a CDS encoding LamB/YcsF family protein, producing the protein MSKIIDLNSDVGESFGAYKIGLDKEVLKYVSSANIACGWHAGDPIVMRDTVGAAFKNSVGIGAHPGFFDVMGFGRRNMTVSPDEIKQYTIYQLGALYGFVKSAGAKMQHVKPHGAMYNMAAKDSKLAQAIIEGIWEVDRDLIVLGSSGSEMIKAAKEKGLKAANEIFADRAYNSDGTLVARSLPGAMILDTNIAISRVIRMVTEGKVTAISGEDVDIKADSICVHGDNPEATQFVKLIREELFKAKVEIKPLSQFIT
- a CDS encoding NRAMP family divalent metal transporter, translated to MSNNLNTKDKKKSNVGVLIGAAFIMATSAIGPGFLTQTAVFTESLKANLGFVILLVIIIDLIAQLNIWQIIGVSGLRAQDIANKMVPGLGIFLAVLITIGGFAFCIGNISGAALGLNVLFGLNTKIGAIISCGIGIILFSSKEAGKAMDIFAKVLGVGTLLLVAYVAFRTHPPVGEMILRTFVPTKVTFLPLLTLVGGTVGGYICFSGGHRLIDAGITGEEHVKEITKSSVLAISLASLMRILLFAAILGVVVNIGKPLGTVNPAAEAFRLGAGNLGYKLFGVILFSAGLTAMVGSSYTTLSFLKTLAPVFEKHTSKCIIGFITICTLVFLMIGKPVKLLVLAGSLNGLILPISLGIILIASTRKNIVGDHYKHSKLLMYLGYIVVILAVVAGYMSLGGIAELFK
- the pxpB gene encoding 5-oxoprolinase subunit PxpB, which produces MYEEVKYLIAGDRALVVEFGDKIEEQVNSKIRSLTIAMERAGIVGINEIIPTYRSLMVIYDPMIMELDNLIGMIKSIISKMHELKLPDAKVIEVPTLYGGEYGPDIDFVAKHNKISVDEVIKIHTSVEYLIYMIGFTPGFPYLGGMSDKIEAPRLQNPRTKIPAQSVGIAGKQTGIYPIESPGGWQLIGRTPVKLYDPFREDPVLLNAGDYIKFVQIDENEYKNIEALERDGKYKVIIREKLRR
- a CDS encoding biotin-dependent carboxyltransferase family protein, producing MTIMKILKPGMYTTIQDIGRYNYQKSGMSVSGAMDQFSLRVANILVGNKDSEACLEATLFGLKIKFKGDALIAVTGANLMPRINNKAIDMWSGIKVLDGDELSFETAQSGCRSYIAIEHGIDVPEVMGSKATYVKGKVGGFQGRMLKAGDEIKIGASAENEFTSIKKLPIELIPLYYKDNTVRVVLGPQDDYFTVDGINTFFDCEYKVTSEADRMGYRLSGPKVSHITSADIISDGITMGSVQIPGDGAPIIMMADRQTTGGYTKIATIITPDINIVGQLKPGDSIRFKLISIEEAHIIYRKYMKDFDFIRESMTKVGCDAITSEKFKVRVNNKEYEVIVQEIK